In Bos indicus isolate NIAB-ARS_2022 breed Sahiwal x Tharparkar chromosome 25, NIAB-ARS_B.indTharparkar_mat_pri_1.0, whole genome shotgun sequence, the DNA window GGAAAGACCTGACCTGACTGTGCGGAGGACATGGCCACGTAGCGCAGGGACCCGCAAGCCCTGCTGTCAGTAGCGGGGGGCTCCCAACAACAGAGCTGCCCACCTGGTGTCTGGGAGGTGACAGGCGTCCTCAGCAATCCAGGGACCGTCCTCAGCTCTAAGAGGCTATTTTTAGGGCCTTGAGTGATGGGTAGTGACAGAAATAATAATGCCTTTCAGTCTTGAGATGGTCCACCTTTCCTCTAGGGAAGGGCAGGCCTGAGGCTGGGGCAGCCAAAGCTCCACCTGCCAGGTGAAGGCCCCACAGGGCCAGTGGGACCATGCTGTCAGAACTGGGGCCCTGGAGCCCCAGCTGCCTGAACCCCCCTGCTTGACAGTCCTGAAGCTCAGCCCTGCGAGAGGGGTTTTCTCAACACCCTGCTGCAGGCTGGTGGCAAGGCGAGGCTGGAAGGCATGCCACGAGGCCAGAATGAGGTCCCCCCGCCTTTACACCGTGATCTCTTACCCATCAgcctccctctctgggcctcagtttcgtAGTCTGTGAAATGGGAGAGGGGCTGACTTCTGAGCCGGGTCTCTAAGCAAATGGACAGCATTCTGCCCTGAGAATCCAGAGGCAGACCAGGTAAGGGGGTGGCACTGGCTCCCCTGGGGCCCTTTGCCCCATCCTGGGAAGTCGAGTATAGGAGCTCATGAAATGATGTCAGAGGTGACCCTGCGCCCCGGGTCTGGTGGTGAGACGGAGCCTGACCACAGAGACCGAGCTAGGGGGACGGGGCGGGGAACAGCGAAGGCAGAGGAGTGAGAAGAGGGACCTGGGCCGAGTAGAGAGAGCTGGGGACAgccgccctctccctccccagcccttcaCTTGGAGCCTCCGTGTGCCCCCGCACTgagaatggcagaaagcaaaggccACCGAGGCCGCTGCCCTGGGGGAGCTGACGGGCTACCGGGGCCAGTTGCTGACTCCAACCAGCTGCTCCCCCCATACGACTGTGGAGACTTAAATgaaccaaaattaaataaaatgctcgattgtatttttttctgtcgCACTAACCACATCTCACGTGCCCCGTAGCCATGTGAGGTGAGTGGCCTTGGACAGCATAGGTGTAGACTATCTCCCTGAACCCAGAACGCCCTCTGGGGCAGCGCTGGTTCCCAGGTCACGAGGACTTCAGCTGTTGCTCCAGAGGACGTGGGAGCCGCCGGGTGGCTCTGAGTCACGAGGAGCTTGGAATAGGCAGACAGAGGGCAGGTTCGTGACAGCCAACGTGGTTGTGATGCGTGAGCTGACCCTTACAGGAAGGACCCctccagagttttcccaagaagGCTTTTGGGATTCAGTCCTCGTAAAAAGAGACTTGTTAAAACTTTTCCTGTTAAatctatttattaattaatttgtttatcaGTATGTTTATAAAATGGCTTTAGCTGACGGGACCATCGGGGCACCCCAGCCCTCAGTGGCTCCTAGGGCTTTGCTCAAGATGGCATGGttagggggattccctggtggcctggtggttagGATTCGGTGTTTTCactgcagagacccaggttcaggcCCTCGTCGGGGTACCATGCTACTTGTCACGTGGCAAGGCTAaaaacaccaaaagaaaaaaatagatggcAGGGTGGCATCTCACAATACTGTCCCTGGGAAGTCCCCTGTGGCCAGTTCCAGGCCCCGTAGGATTTCAGAATTGAGCTGGGACTCTTGGCTCTGGTGGGGCTGTGATTCCTCTGGCGGTCCTGGAGCTgagaagtcttttccaacaccccGGGTAACAGGTGGAAGCCCGAAATCAGagccttttttttaaagcctttcctCCCGCTCCACCTCCCAagccccttcccttctctgggaggcAGCCTGCCTCTCCAGCCAGCCTAGCGGAGGACTGGCCCTTCTCAGGCAGCAGGGCCAATGGGCTCCCTAGGCTGTGGTTGCCATGACGACCGGAGCTGGGCAGGTAGGAGCTTGGGTGAGGCCGCCAGAGCCGTCCTGCACAGCCTCCCTCGGGCATCATCATGATCCTGAGAGCCCCCTTAACTCCCCAGGCTCCAGGCCCCTGTTCTTAGCCCCTGTGCCAATTGGGGACCTGGCCCTTCTTCCCATGCAGTGCTCGCACAGAGCATGAGAGTCTGTGTAtaaggcagacctgggtttgaactctGGCTCTGTTATTCCTTAAGTGATCTTGGTTAAGTCACCAGTCCCTCAGAGCTCTGGTTTGTCACATGAATGGGGTGAAATAACAGTCTTGGTCCAGGGTCAGTTTGAACAGACAGCCGTGATGCACAGAGAGTTCCATGGCTGCCTGTCCGTGCAGCTGCACACACGTGTGCCATGTCCCATGCATAGCCTCCCCGGGTGCTCTCTCTGCAGGACGGGCGGGGTAGGTTGGTCTTCACAAGCTAGTCAAGGAGACACCAGGATCACTGGCCCCCTGACCCTACCCCACCGTGTCCCTGGTGGGGCCCCCCCGCAGGATCCCCAGGCTCTCAGGAGGGACCTGGGTGACGGGTCTAATGGAAGCAGGGAGAGAAATCTTGGGCCCTCGATCCTGTCTTCTCCTgggctccctcccctccacccccagcccccccccccccgccccggagATTCCTGGGAACCCAGTTTGAAAACCATAGGACCTATTCCACCTGGATAAGGTGATAGCAGGACCTGGCACCTGGAAGGGTCATGAGAACCAGAAACAACAGAATCGCTGCCAAGTACTCATCACTTCACAGCTGGGGACTGAGGCCCCGCGCAGATAAACCCCAGGGCCCCCACCCTACTGAGCTGCCCAGCATGTCCAGACTCCTCTGAAGGTCTTCCCTGCTCAGTCCTCCcaggagggacagaggaggccagTCTCTCGTCCTCTTCTGACAGATGAGGGCGCTGGGGTCCAGAAGGCAGGCTGGCCAGGGTCGCACAGCTGGGGCCCATCAGTCACAGGCCGGGCCTCCATGTCCCCCTCCAGAACTGCCCTCTTCGGAACACCTGAGCGTGGCTGACGCCACCTGGCTGGCCCTCAATGTGGTGTCTGGCGGCGGCAGCTTCTCCAGCTCCCAGCCCATTGGCGTGACCAAGATCGCCAAGTCGGTCATCGCCCCACTGGCCGATCAGAACATCTCGGTGTTCATGCTTTCCACCTACCAGACGGACTTCATCCTGGTAAGCTGTGATGCAGGCACCCCCACCAATGTGAACCGCAAAGTCtttgcccccacccccatttcatGGTCTGCTCAGAGAAAGGTCAACGGGACCTTGGGGTCATCAGTCCAGTGTCACATGGCCCGGGCTAGGCTCTGGCTCCATCCACTACCTGCCCTTTGAGTGGACCCTGTTTGGTTTGAACTGGATACCAGATGTGTCTGTGGGACACCCTCACAGCTAGATTTCTGGCTCCCCAATCCCACAGCACTTCCTCCAGGGGAGCAGGCATTTCTGGTCAGagttgttgagttgctaaatcatgtgtgacactttgcaaccccaggcttccttgtccttcattatttcccggagtttactcaaactcatgtccactgagtcggtgatgccatccaaccatctcatcctctgctgcccccttactcctcctgccctcaatcttgcccagcatcagggtcttttccagtgagtcggcttttcacatgaggtggccagagtattggagcttcagcttcagcatcaggccttcccaTGAACAtgcatggttgatttcctttagggtgaactggtttgatctcgctGTCCAGTCACAGAGCTGACAGTAATTCCTGGCCACTGTGTTATTTGTGCTCTTCTCCCGTGGGGGCGTGGCCACCCTGGAGGGCATGGCCGGCGGGGGCAGGTTCGGCACCGCATTCTAAAGGGAGTGGGGTGTGGACCCACACGTCCCGGCCCTCGGTGGAGCATCTTCTCCCCTCTGGtcctccctctgtccctggagagTCACGTGCCCCTGGTCCCAGGTCCCTGGTCCCACATGCCCCTGTCTCAACCAGGACAGTGGGAGGCCGGGAGGGGGACACTGGTTCTGGGCACAGAATTTCAGAGTAAAGAGGCCggtgcccccagccccactccatCCGGGGATCATGGTACACTCACTTCATGGACTCCTCGTCCCCAGGTGCGTGAGCGGGACCTGCCCTTCGTCACCCACACCTTGTCATCAGAGTTCACCATCCTGCGGGTCGTCAATGGCGAGACGGTGGCGGCTGAGAACCTTGGCATCACCAACGGCTTTGTGAAGCCCAAGATGGGTGAGTTGAGGGCGGGGAGAGTTGTGCAGAGAAACTTCAGGAAATGACCAGGTCCTGCCCCAGGGCACCCCCATTCTCAGAGCCTCGGCTGAGGGCCTGGCATCACATGGATCAACAGTCCTCAGACCCAGGGTCTCCAAAGGGCGATGAATGTGGACACAGCCAGAAATGGCCAGGGGCCACGGCTGACCCAGCCCAGGGTGTCAGTGTGGGCCTCTCAGAGGCAGTGACTCTCAGGCTGAAACACTTACAGCACAAGTAGGAGCTAATAAGATAGGTGGTGAAGTTTGGGAAGGGCTTTCCAGGCAGATGCATGGCACGTGCAAAGGCCCAGGGGTCTGGCGGGATGAGCCCAGAGAATTAGGAGAGCTGCAAGGGCTGCTGGGAGCTGCAGAAGTGACTGGGGCCGGATCTCAGAGCCTGCCATCGGGCCTCCCAGAGCAGCTGCTGGCTGACCGCCCCCGCAACCCCCAGGCCCCTTGccgcctcctctcctcctgccctcagcaccCCCTGTATTTGTGCTCCCACAGTCCAGAGGCCCGTCATCCACCCACTGTCCAGCCCAAGCAACAGGTTCTGTGTCACCAGCCTGGACCCCGACACGCTGCCCACCGTTGCCACACTCCTCATGGACGTCATGTTTTACTCCAACGGGTAGGGCCCCCTCGGGGGTGAGGGGCTGCAGGGTGGGCCAAGGAGACACGAATCTGCCTAcaagccccagtctgaggggaggcACAGGCCTGCCCTGGGAGCTAGCCTGAGAAGAGAGACATGACTCTACCCCAAATCCCATTTCTTAAAGGGGAGAATTGATTCATTGCAAACCCCAAAACTTGTTGAAACCCCAGGCCCACATGTAGATGTTATGAACACTCCAGGGTCCCCTGAGCTCCTGGACAAGCCCAGTCATTTGAAAAGCCAGGAACTCAGGTTTTTTTCATTTGGTGGATGACAACTTTGCGTTTTTCCTCAGGGCAGATTTTAAGTTTTGGCCAACACCAAGTGGGGTGGCATCAGGGGCCAGCAAGCTGGCAGTGACCACAGACTCCCTGAGATGTTGGCAGAGAAACCCTGCCAGGAATGTATAAGTATAGCCCATGCAGAGGGCCAGCTGGGTCTTCAACACTGTGAAGTGCGGTGCTCACCACTGTGAATGCCGTGGAGTCACCTACGTCTCAGGTGTGGAGACCAATGAGTGGGCAGTGGCTCAGAGTCCCCCAGCAAGGCGGGGTCAGAGCCAGGATTTGGTCGGTGCCTCCCCGGACACCCCGCAGCTGACAGGCGGGGCAGGTGGGCCAGGTGAGGGTCAGGGTGCAGTGGGTCCCTCACTCCAGCCTCACCATCTCCCCCGGCCCCCAGAGTGAAGGACCCCCTGGCGTCCGGCGATGACTGCGACCACATCcgcttcttctccttctccctcatcGAGGGCTACATCTCCCTGGTGATGGACGTGCAGACCCAGCAGAGGTGAGCCAGGCCCCGGGTGGAGGCTGATAATGGGCCCGTCACCCACTTGGTCCTAACAAGTCCCCGCCCCAGCCCTTCATTGCAGGTGAGCAACCCCAGCTTACAGATGACAGGCCTCTCAGAGACGAAGGCCCCGAGTCACCCAGCACTGTCCAGTGCTCTTcgttcccccaccccatcctccagTCTGGAGCTGAGGAGGGGTACCCTGACCAGCCGGAGCAAAGGGGGCAGTTGTTCCCAAAGCCCAATCCCAGCTTTGCCTacctgccccccccccacccctggaggagggaatgtgcGGAGCGTGTGGACTGAGGGCTTGGAGGGTCCTGGGGGCCCCTGAGTTCCAGTCCAGCATAAGTGCCCCAGTGACAGGGAGCATTCCAGGGAGAGCTGGCGGGGGGAGCACTCAGCATCTGGGGTTGACGTCTCTCGCTCCCTTTTAAGGTTTCCTAGTAATCTGTTGTTCACGAGCGCATCTGGggagctctggaagatggtgcgGATTGGAGGACAGCCCCTGGGATTTGGTGAGCGCCTGGGGTTCGACACTGCTTTATGTGTAGTAGTGGGTATCTGTTCATCCCACACTCCTTCTAGTTTATCCCCCACtgaccccctttcccctttggcaaccatgtTTGTTTGCTGtgtctgtgagcctatttctgttttgtgagtgaGTTCAGTTTTTTGCAGGGCGGGggcctgggctgggtctttgttgctatgtatgggctttctctagctgcatcGAGTCGGGGTTACTGTCTAGTTTTGGGGCTCGGGCTTCGCACCGTGGCggtttctctcattgcagagcgtgggctctgggCGCTGGGGCTTCAGTAGTACAGctcgtgggctcaggagttgtggcgcacaggcttacttgcccgttggtacgtgggatcttcccagagcagggatcaaacccgtgtcccctgcattggcaggtggatccttaaccgctggaccacagggaagtctgtGCATTAGTTCACTTGTATCATGTTTTACATTTGACATATAAGCGCtatcatatggtacttgtctCTCCTGATCTTCTTCTTAgtctgatcatctctaggtccgcCCACgttgctgctgcaaatggcatcatttcatttttttttgtgaGACTGAGCAGTATTCCGTCGCATATTCCGATGTATTCCGTAGTATCccaatgtaccacatcttcttcatccattcatctctcagtgGACACTTCGGTTGTTTCTATGTCctggctgctatgaacatgggatgcgtgtttcttttcaaattagagttttgtccACATATATGTcccagagtgggattgctggatcacgtgATAATTCTGCTTTTAGTTTTCTGCGGAACCTCCAtatctgttttccacagtgactgcaccaaccTACATTCTCACCATCAGTcataggaaggttccctttttcccccaccttccccagaatttgttatttgtagacttttaaatgatgcccattctgactggggtgagagGTGGTACGTCATTGTCACGTTatatacatttctctaataattagccatGCGTATCAGCTTCTCCTTTTATTCCCAGATTTGGTTTAGAGTTTACCAAAGCACACCAGTATAATAAcattacagaaaaaagaaaggatgaaGGGAGAATTCAGGTGGGCTAGTGAGTGAAACTCGAATCATCTTAGCATCTGTAGACGCTGTGTTCCGCTTTGAGTGGCCTCATGGGCAGGCACCAGGGGTCCTGGCATTTGGCATATAAGAAGCAGCAATGGGACCTACCTTCCTGGAATGTGGAGGGTTTTAACGCTAGGCTAATAGCTATAAATAGCCGTGCAaggcttccctactggctcagtagtatagaatccacctgccagtgcaggagacacaggttcgatccctgatccggtaggatcccacatgccgcggagcaactaagcccacgcccTGCAACTATGGAGCCTGCTCTCTAGAGCGTGGGGGTgtcaactgctgaagcccacgcgccctagagcccatgctctgcaacaagagaagccacagcaatgagaagcccacgcaccacaacggGAGGGTAGCCCCCATTTGCTGCACCTAGAGCAGAGCCCATGcggccatgaagacccagcacggccaaaagtaaattaattaaaaatagccCCGCGAGAAAAACAACTTTTTGAGAATCGGAAAGATTCTAGATTGGCAGATGTCATATGCTTTTGACCATGGTTTGCAGGAAATGTGTTTTCCATCAcagcccagcacacacacaccctaacaACTCGACGCTTTCACAAAACTGCACTCACGGCCGTGCTGTCCGAGCTCCTTGCCCTTCCCTTTGCTGttgtcttttgttgctgttgttagttttatttacttatttttggctgccctgggtcagTGTTGCTGCCCGAGCGCTTTGTCTAGCTGCAGCGAGTAGGGGCTACTTTCTCGTCGCAGTGTACAGGCTTCCTGATGCGGTAGCTTCCCtggctgcggagcacaggctcaaggccAGCGAGTAGGGGCTACTTTCTCGTCGCAGTGTACAGGCATCGCGTTGCGGTGGCTTCCCTggctgcagagcataggctcaaggCCTTCACTCATTGCAGTACGAGGGCTTCATTGCCCTGCAACATGTGgagtcttctcagaccaggggtcAAGCCTGGGTCCCCttcgttggcaggcggattcttaaccaccggaccaccagagaagtcccctgttGTCGCTTAATAAAGCGCTAGTCGCCAGCCTTCTAAATTCATGTCCCAAACGGTCACCAGCCACTGTTGGAAAGGCACCATTCTAGACCCTCATCTCCCTCCCGccttattttatagaaataaaaacgaATGTGTCTGTAGTTTAAGAATCTTAGGACACAACCAGTCTCCACCACGTAGCAGGACAGTCAGTCATCTGGAGTGCAGGCACGGGGCCTGTACGACCACCTCCAGCCAGGAGCCCCGGGAGACCAGGCAGAAAAGCAGGAGCTCAAGAGACCTGTCGGGGAACGGCCGAGGCTGCACTGGGTGACGCGGCAGGGGGAGGGCTGAGCCTGGTCCCCGCCTCTGTCCCCAGATGAGTGCGGCATCGTGGCCCAGATCTCCGAGCCCTTGGCTGCCGCAGACATCCCCGCCTACTACATCAGCACCTTCAAGTTCGACCACGCACTGGTGAGTGTCGGGCCCCCACCCCGGGGCAGGGGAGGCCCCGTCCGGCGGCTCCCAGATGTTTACTTCCCACCCCTCGCAGGTACCGGAAGAAAACATCAACGGCGTCATCAGCGCCCTGAAAGTCAGCCAAGCAGAGAAGCACTAGAAGGGCCTCTTCCGCTCCTC includes these proteins:
- the CASTOR2 gene encoding cytosolic arginine sensor for mTORC1 subunit 2 isoform X3; this encodes MKNRCKFFSLTETPEDYTIIVDEEGFLELPSSEHLSVADATWLALNVVSGGGSFSSSQPIGVTKIAKSVIAPLADQNISVFMLSTYQTDFILVRERDLPFVTHTLSSEFTILRVVNGETVAAENLGITNGFVKPKMVQRPVIHPLSSPSNRFCVTSLDPDTLPTVATLLMDVMFYSNGVKDPLASGDDCDHIRFFSFSLIEGYISLVMDVQTQQRFPSNLLFTSASGELWKMVRIGGQPLGFDECGIVAQISEPLAAADIPAYYISTFKFDHALVPEENINGVISALKVSQAEKH
- the CASTOR2 gene encoding cytosolic arginine sensor for mTORC1 subunit 2 isoform X2, which gives rise to MGSRETGSERRCKFFSLTETPEDYTIIVDEEGFLELPSSEHLSVADATWLALNVVSGGGSFSSSQPIGVTKIAKSVIAPLADQNISVFMLSTYQTDFILVRERDLPFVTHTLSSEFTILRVVNGETVAAENLGITNGFVKPKMVQRPVIHPLSSPSNRFCVTSLDPDTLPTVATLLMDVMFYSNGVKDPLASGDDCDHIRFFSFSLIEGYISLVMDVQTQQRFPSNLLFTSASGELWKMVRIGGQPLGFDECGIVAQISEPLAAADIPAYYISTFKFDHALVPEENINGVISALKVSQAEKH
- the CASTOR2 gene encoding cytosolic arginine sensor for mTORC1 subunit 2 isoform X1, which codes for MELHILEHRLQVASVAKESIPLFTYGLIKLAFLSSKTRCKFFSLTETPEDYTIIVDEEGFLELPSSEHLSVADATWLALNVVSGGGSFSSSQPIGVTKIAKSVIAPLADQNISVFMLSTYQTDFILVRERDLPFVTHTLSSEFTILRVVNGETVAAENLGITNGFVKPKMVQRPVIHPLSSPSNRFCVTSLDPDTLPTVATLLMDVMFYSNGVKDPLASGDDCDHIRFFSFSLIEGYISLVMDVQTQQRFPSNLLFTSASGELWKMVRIGGQPLGFDECGIVAQISEPLAAADIPAYYISTFKFDHALVPEENINGVISALKVSQAEKH